The sequence below is a genomic window from Macaca nemestrina isolate mMacNem1 chromosome 13, mMacNem.hap1, whole genome shotgun sequence.
CAACTCCCTAGCAAGGCTTAACTTAGACAAGTCCTCAATTATTCAACCACTAACAAAGTTTCTTTATTAATAAGAGATGCTTTTCAAAAAGAACCAGAGACTTTAAAGAGTTACATTAAATGCAAACTCTTCATCTGTTTCAACTGAGTATTTTTGGAGTGTGGAACAGAGTTGTCCACAGTTTTCACTTCTTGTTAATCATTCTCGATTATGCAAAAATGAACTCACAGAGACAAATTCAAAtatctattttgaaaagtatttacttagtttaaataaattaatggcaaataaaaattaagctACAATATATAGCCTGAATAGAAATGACTAGAACAAATACAACACAAGACTTGCTTTCTTGCATTAGTCACAAAGCATGTGACAATCTAGAAAACttcaaaatcaattatatttctttgaaaaaggGGTAACAGCAGTTACTGATACATCACAACTAATAAACTTATAATACAAGTTCCTGACATGCATTTCCTGAGTGAACCcaaatgatcatttttaaaaacaaggaagTTTTGACagttgaagtaaaataaaatagttcatgGCTTCTAAGcaacaagttttgttttttaaaaaccaaaagaaaattcagaacaGTTTTATAAGAGGATAAATTAAAGCTATGCTAACATATATAAAACTTTGCTACAGTCAATTAAGTATTATACAACTTCTCAaactaaaggaaaacaaatcaaaatattaaaaaaagatactGTCTAATCTAAAAGTGTACTGGTTTCTACAAGTGTCAAAAACAGATTTGATGTAGTGCAACTGTCTATACTTGTGGTGCCTTTGAAAaaagggtgggaaggaggggagagaagaaacTTGTTCTTGCTTTTGGAAGCAAAAGACATATTGGAATTAGAGAATAAACAGACCATGCAGTGCGTCACTCCACGCTGTAGTCATTGGTGCTCATCTGCCAAGCAAACATTTACTTAAGTCTCACTGTGGCAATCTCcttaggattcaaacccagagtTAAGGCTGGTCTGCTAGAAAGGGGGGCACTATTGTCATTCAACCCTTTAGATCTCTAGATTTCCTTATGCCTGAATAAGGCCAAATACAGAATAATtaattaagcatttctttttccaaaagcAAATCAAGTCACTCTCCTTTCTTGctaatttatactttttcttaTGGGAATGATTTTTTTCTAGGAACAGTGAACAGATGAACCACAGTTTATATCCAAAAAAATAAACTTGCCAAATGCTGCTGATACTAAAAACAGATTAGTTATCATGGGAGAAAAATAGATAATCTAGATTAAATTGCATATTCAAAGGAGCATATAAAATGTTTCTTAGCATTAAGTTTTTGTTATAGTACTACGCTCGAgagaaacattaagaaaaaatctTTCCTGATTATCTTTAATGTGGTTAAAAACAAACACCTTTCACACAATGGTAATTAATATGAAATTGGTCTTACAAATTACAAAGTATTCTAATTTACCAAATTCCATATTTAgactggggtggggagagaggttCTCTTGTCCTTCTTCCTAACTTTGCAAATCCTTGAGCTAGGTGTGCTCACTAAGCTACCATTCACACCAAGGGTGTGACACCATCGTTACCATGCTACTCTATCAAGAACATTCTAacgtaaaatagaaaaaagttaataTACATGTTGCTATATTTTACAATGTTTGCAACAAACTGTAAACTAACATAGTTTGAACCAACAGTACCCTCAGTTATACAAAACAATTTCAGCACTGAGGATGGGTGATTCAAAAACACTAAAAGGAAGGCATCAAATTAGACTATGTCTTTTTctcctcaaaatatattttcaaaactcaGAATTCAGAATACTGATACTTTCAGTAATTCCTTTGCTTGAGTTTCCCAGATTTTTGCTCAGAAATTGCtatttattataaatgttttaaaaaattcttcatctTAATGCAAATGACCAGAGCAGAAAAACTGTGATGTGGACAACAGGTTCGAAAACCCAACTCACTTAGCTTATAAATTTATAATGTAGTCCTGGAGGACAACGGTCTGTTAGTCTAGAGGTCCTTGAAAAATAAGTCTGATGTAGCCTTGTTCACCAGCCAACTGATGTGCACAAAAGGGACAGGCTGCATGAAAAGTATGAGTACCATGAGGAAGCGGGATCTGGGACCAATAGGCAGTTGTCTTTTCTGAACACACATGCCCACAAGGGCTAAACGCATGGGTTGGAGGGCCGGCGTCCACATAAAATCCAGCTTCACATCCAAGCCACAGAGGAACATAGGGACCGACAGACCTACACATAGGACATTCACGATCTTTTCCATCACGTTCTTCTTTGTTTCCCCAGTTATGATAGCCATGTACATGGCCGCAGTTTAGATATACCCATGGTTGTTTTTCATCTACAACATCTTTCCTCTTCATACTAGGAAATGCTAGTGTGTTGAACCCTACAGGGCACTGAGGTCGTGCTGCATTGATTTCTTGTCTTAAAGCCTCCAAATGCTTCACGGTAGGAGTGTGGGAAAGGCCTTCTGCAGTACGCCATAGCAATGTTGCACCACAGAGGTCAATTAACGAGCCATCTTGTAACTGATTGCTTTCAATTTCCACCTAGAGAAGACAAGAGTTGAAAAACATATTCACCACTCTGTTTTGGATTTTTACATAAGCCTTTTGGTTTTAAGTACTCCTTACTCAAGAAATGAGATTTCCTAGGATTTTCACTAAATATTCAAGAAACGGACAGTAGTTATCAAAAAGGTAAGTTTGAAAATCAAGGATAAAATATCAAACattaacatatttctttttagCCTTATGGTAAAGACAACTTATGATTAAAACACCTGGCTAATCAATAAGTCTAATATTTTTAATGAGGTAAATATGGttaaagatatacagatggctgAAAAGATCAGAGTGCTGTTTAGTTTAAGAAAGcttaggttttaaaatatattaacatgatATGACAGAAGAATAAACTTTCAGAgcttaccaatttttttttttttttttttgagacagagttttgctcttattgccaggctggagtgcaatggcgcgatctcagctcaccacaacctccacctcccaggttcaagtgattctcctgcctcagcctcccgagtagctgggattacaggcatgcgccaccatgcccagcttattttgcattttcagtagagacagggtttctccatgtgggtcacgctggtctcaaactcctgacctcaggtgatctgtccgcctcggcctcccaaagtgctggaattacaggtgtgagcgaccgtGCCCAGCTACTAAATGAAATATTAACATACTGACCTCTAGTATAGAATCTGGTAGTCAGTGTTTGATAGCCTTAGTATTCTGTGTTGGCAATAGATTTAAGAGTTTTCTGGAATGTACGTAATGCATTCAGTTCAACTCATCCTATGTGTTTATTGTAGCTAATTAAGAAAATACCATTCAGTATTTACCATTTTTCCTCTCTGCTGCGCTGATCTGGTTTCACGCAGGCTAAATACGTTTCCACACACCGATATTTCTCTCCATATTCCAGGCTTGGAGTCTTCTGTGAATCCATTGCGTGGATGCATCACAAGAACACCATTAGTGGTCAAACCATCCATCTGCCCATCTGATGTCTTCCATTTGGCAGCCTTCTCCTAGTAGAAATAATAGAAGTGAGCTTCCAATTACTTGTAATTTGGAATGAAAGCTAGTATAAAAGAAAGCATCATttagaaaaaaagctttttacCCCAAGAAAGATGTTTTTTGATGAGTCAAATCCTGCGGCATAAATCCGTGCTGTAAAGGGAGGATTCCGTTCACATATGATTCTACAGGCAAATCTTGATATAGTACTTTGTACTGACTGTGTATCAGAATTACTTTGACTTCCAGGAACTGTGTCAGTTACTACAAAATCAATGGGGCTTTCAGTCGACCGGCCaatctgagggaaaaaaaatatctaaaaaccCATTCAAAGAACACAGTGGAAAATCCATTCAAGAAAGGCACAATAAGGAGAAAACATTAGGCCTTTGAAATTTCTAAAGTTGAAGCTTACCATACTTAACGTTGGGGGCATCTATACTCTTGAAAACTAATCAGACTGTCTCTGATGAAGTAATCACTTAGAGCATGGAATTAAATGAGAACTTACAATAATATACGAAACCCTCAGGAAATGAAGAGTTCAGGAACGGCTGAAATTTCTAGATGGCTGCAGATTTTAATTTTAACCCTTTTGGATGGAAATATGTGTATCATGTAGATTTCTTCTCTTTAGAGATATTTAAAGAGATATTCTACCTTATTTAACAGAATATAGTGaacatatataagtaaatattttaggatgaCTGCAGAACATTACACTATAAATACCATTTACATTAAGCTGAAATGCAGTGATGTCTTCAGGTGCTATAAGAGGTATACAAGACTGCTGATCCTTATGTCAAGGGCTTACATAGCCTTGCTTTGAGGTCTTATGTATACTTcatatattttcctgtttcttttctgcCAGGTTGTCAGCTATCACTCCTTGTTTTTGGTCAAGCCTGTATCCAGAAACAAGCCCCTCTTTCAACTGGCTACTCTTACTCTGTTATGGTTTGAGAAATCAAATAACCTACTTCAGAGAAAAGTATTTCAAAAGGTTCTGGTGAGAGCCTAAGGGATTCTCTAGGGAGCACAGAAAAGGAATTTCACTACATCAACTTTGtggcatttattttatatatatactcttCCTGGTTCTTGGGGATATTTCAGAGAGACAAGGCTCCCAGATAAGAGTTCTGGATGGGTGTGGTGTCAGAGATTTCAAAACATCTTCAGAGGTACTAGCTAGTAAATAAGTTAATTGCATTttgaaagttgaaaagaaaaaaggaaatcaatgGGTAGATGACAACAGTCACAAGTGTCACAGGACTTTAAagcaaacatttggaaattatCAGTTCATGAATGTATTTGTTATAAAGTAGTATCATAAAATTGAAGAATGTGGGTACTGAGAAAAAATACTGACCCTCTACAAAGATAAAGACTCTTACTCTTTACATATTTTAGCCTCAAGTTCCCTGTATCAGCACACTTTCAGATAAACTTCTTTAGTGTTTTTGTCCACTTGTCAAGTATAAAGTCTTTATATTTAGATTGGATAGTTTTAGAGGGAAACTAGTTAACAAATACAAGGTTGgatattccttttctttattcttaaaaataaacatatcttAAATGGCCTCAGATctttgaaactaaaaatatttcccCAAACACAAAGGCTCTTTAAAGGCTAAAAGATACAGGCCAAGGATtgaactaatattcagaatcaaCAGAAGTAGCACTTATTTGGAAAGAGACTGTTCCAGAGAGCTAACATTTCAACTTGGTCTTGGAAGAGACTAGTTAAGACACTGAA
It includes:
- the LOC105465137 gene encoding E3 ubiquitin-protein ligase pellino homolog 1 yields the protein MFSPDQENHPSKAPVKYGELIVLGYNGSLPNGDRGRRKSRFALFKRPKANGVKPSTVHIACTPQAAKAISNKDQHSISYTLSRAQTVVVEYTHDSNTDMFQIGRSTESPIDFVVTDTVPGSQSNSDTQSVQSTISRFACRIICERNPPFTARIYAAGFDSSKNIFLGEKAAKWKTSDGQMDGLTTNGVLVMHPRNGFTEDSKPGIWREISVCGNVFSLRETRSAQQRGKMVEIESNQLQDGSLIDLCGATLLWRTAEGLSHTPTVKHLEALRQEINAARPQCPVGFNTLAFPSMKRKDVVDEKQPWVYLNCGHVHGYHNWGNKEERDGKDRECPMCRSVGPYVPLWLGCEAGFYVDAGPPTHAFSPCGHVCSEKTTAYWSQIPLPHGTHTFHAACPFCAHQLAGEQGYIRLIFQGPLD